A region of Thermococcus barossii DNA encodes the following proteins:
- the gltA gene encoding NADPH-dependent glutamate synthase, whose product MAVKRKIIKERVPTPERPVEERIKSFDEVNLGYTFELAVKEAERCLQCPYNYAPCIKGCPVHIDIPGFISKLVEYRDDPDKAVKEALNVIWACNSLPATTGRVCPQEDQCEMNCVMGKVGDKVNIGKLERFVADYAREKGIDEELLFEMVPRIEKKGQSVAIIGAGPAGLTAAGELAKLGYDVTIYEALHEPGGVLMYGIPEFRLPKSIVESEIDKLRKLGVKILTDHIVGKTVTIEELLQEYDAVFIGSGAGTPRLINAPGINLNGIYTANEFLTRVNLMKAYLFPEYDTPVKVGKRVVVIGAGNTAMDAARSARRFGAEVIIAYRRGPEDVSARIEEVEHAKEEGIKFEFFVNPVEFIGDGKGNLKAVKFEKMRPLEERDKRGKRKIEPTGEYVEIEAETVIIAIGKHPNRLIINTPGLKVERGRIVVDENLMTSIPGVFAGGDAIRGEATVILAMGDGRRAAKAIHEYLTKKREGAENA is encoded by the coding sequence ATGGCCGTCAAGAGAAAGATCATCAAGGAGCGCGTTCCGACGCCGGAGAGGCCGGTGGAGGAGAGGATAAAAAGCTTTGACGAGGTCAACCTCGGCTACACCTTCGAGCTGGCCGTTAAGGAGGCCGAGCGCTGTTTGCAGTGCCCCTACAACTACGCGCCCTGTATCAAGGGCTGTCCGGTTCATATCGACATCCCGGGCTTCATAAGCAAGCTTGTTGAATACCGCGACGACCCGGACAAAGCTGTTAAGGAGGCCCTCAACGTCATATGGGCCTGCAACTCGCTCCCAGCCACCACCGGTCGCGTCTGCCCGCAGGAGGACCAGTGTGAAATGAACTGTGTCATGGGCAAGGTCGGCGACAAGGTCAACATTGGCAAGCTTGAACGTTTTGTGGCCGACTACGCCCGCGAGAAGGGAATCGATGAAGAACTCCTCTTCGAGATGGTGCCGAGGATAGAGAAGAAGGGACAGAGCGTTGCCATCATCGGTGCCGGGCCTGCTGGACTCACCGCTGCCGGCGAGCTGGCCAAGCTCGGTTACGACGTCACAATCTACGAGGCCCTCCATGAGCCTGGAGGAGTTCTGATGTACGGAATCCCCGAGTTCAGGCTCCCGAAGAGCATCGTCGAGAGCGAGATTGACAAGCTCAGGAAGCTCGGGGTTAAGATTCTCACAGACCACATCGTCGGCAAGACCGTCACCATCGAGGAGCTCCTCCAGGAGTACGACGCCGTCTTCATCGGCTCCGGAGCTGGAACGCCGAGGCTCATCAACGCACCGGGCATAAACCTCAACGGAATCTACACTGCCAACGAGTTCCTCACCAGGGTAAACCTCATGAAGGCCTACCTCTTCCCCGAGTACGACACACCGGTCAAGGTCGGGAAGCGCGTTGTGGTCATCGGTGCCGGAAACACGGCAATGGACGCCGCGAGGAGTGCGAGGCGCTTTGGAGCGGAGGTTATCATAGCTTACCGCCGCGGTCCGGAGGACGTCAGCGCAAGGATCGAGGAGGTCGAGCACGCCAAGGAAGAGGGCATCAAGTTCGAGTTCTTCGTGAACCCTGTCGAGTTCATCGGCGATGGAAAGGGCAACCTCAAGGCGGTTAAGTTCGAGAAGATGCGCCCGCTGGAGGAGCGCGACAAACGCGGAAAGAGAAAGATAGAGCCAACCGGCGAGTACGTGGAGATAGAGGCCGAGACCGTCATCATAGCCATCGGAAAGCACCCGAACAGGCTCATCATCAACACGCCCGGCCTGAAGGTCGAGCGCGGAAGGATAGTGGTGGACGAGAACCTGATGACCAGCATTCCGGGAGTCTTCGCTGGCGGTGACGCGATAAGGGGAGAAGCAACGGTCATCCTCGCGATGGGCGACGGAAGGAGGGCCGCGAAGGCCATCCACGAGTACCTCACGAAGAAGAGGGAAGGCGCGGAGAACGCCTGA
- a CDS encoding sulfide/dihydroorotate dehydrogenase-like FAD/NAD-binding protein, with translation MYKILEKKEIAMRNTWYKIHAPHVARKVQPGQFVIVRAFKNGERIPLTPVMWDPEEGWIVLIVFTRGKTTARMAAELKEGGEILNVAGPLGNPAEMEKFGKVLAIGAYTGIVEVYPIAKAWQELGNDVTTLHVTFEPMVVLRDELEKAVSRHVVETVPIDPNLDFPANMKNVTKRLVGKVREMLEKENYDLVFMVGPTGDQKAVFEVVKEFGVPMKADLHPIMVDGTGMCGACRVTVGGEVKFACIDGPEFDAYKIHWDELIARSGYYTDLEQRAMQEYMKALQGGE, from the coding sequence GTGTATAAAATCCTTGAGAAAAAAGAGATCGCCATGAGAAACACCTGGTACAAGATTCACGCGCCCCACGTTGCCAGAAAGGTTCAGCCCGGGCAGTTTGTCATCGTAAGGGCCTTCAAAAACGGCGAGAGGATTCCGCTCACACCAGTCATGTGGGACCCCGAGGAGGGCTGGATAGTTCTCATAGTCTTCACGAGGGGTAAAACTACAGCAAGGATGGCCGCGGAGCTGAAGGAGGGCGGCGAGATACTCAACGTCGCCGGTCCGCTCGGAAACCCCGCTGAGATGGAGAAGTTCGGGAAGGTACTCGCGATTGGAGCGTACACTGGAATAGTTGAGGTCTATCCCATAGCAAAGGCCTGGCAGGAGCTTGGGAACGACGTCACAACCCTCCACGTCACCTTCGAGCCCATGGTTGTCCTCAGGGACGAGCTTGAAAAGGCCGTGAGCAGGCATGTCGTCGAGACCGTTCCGATAGACCCGAACCTTGACTTCCCGGCCAACATGAAGAACGTCACGAAGAGGCTCGTCGGGAAGGTTCGCGAGATGCTGGAGAAGGAGAACTACGACCTTGTCTTCATGGTGGGCCCAACGGGAGACCAGAAGGCCGTCTTCGAGGTGGTTAAGGAGTTCGGCGTTCCGATGAAGGCTGACCTCCACCCGATAATGGTGGACGGAACCGGCATGTGCGGCGCCTGCCGTGTCACCGTCGGCGGCGAGGTCAAGTTCGCCTGCATAGACGGGCCGGAGTTCGACGCCTACAAGATTCACTGGGACGAGCTGATAGCGAGGAGCGGCTACTACACGGACCTGGAGCAGAGGGCCATGCAGGAGTACATGAAGGCCCTCCAGGGGGGTGAGTGA
- the mnhG gene encoding monovalent cation/H(+) antiporter subunit G translates to MLEVLLLLFGEAVMVFGALGILRFPDVYTRLHAASKCDTGGAMSIILSLILMMDAPALVRAKFLVLAFLIAMINPMVSHAIARGAYRYGVKPEVVVDMYAWDNP, encoded by the coding sequence ATGCTTGAGGTTCTGCTGCTCCTGTTCGGTGAAGCCGTTATGGTGTTCGGGGCGCTGGGGATACTCCGCTTCCCAGATGTGTACACGAGGCTCCACGCGGCAAGCAAGTGCGACACCGGGGGTGCGATGAGCATAATCCTCTCGCTGATACTGATGATGGACGCCCCCGCGCTCGTGAGGGCTAAGTTCCTCGTGCTCGCTTTCCTCATTGCAATGATAAACCCGATGGTGAGCCACGCGATAGCGAGGGGAGCCTACAGGTACGGGGTAAAGCCAGAGGTAGTGGTGGACATGTATGCTTGGGACAATCCTTGA
- a CDS encoding Lrp/AsnC family transcriptional regulator, translating to MVRSYVLLTVEIGKVESVIEALKQIPGVTRADAVTGPYDAIVHIEAKDLGELTRKILHDIHNIDGVIDTTTAIVVEMEEEE from the coding sequence ATGGTTAGGTCGTACGTTTTGTTGACTGTGGAAATTGGGAAGGTAGAAAGCGTTATAGAGGCCCTCAAACAGATACCCGGCGTTACGAGGGCGGACGCCGTCACCGGACCTTACGATGCTATAGTTCACATCGAGGCCAAGGACCTCGGTGAGCTTACCAGAAAGATACTCCACGACATACACAACATCGACGGCGTTATAGACACTACTACCGCCATAGTCGTGGAGATGGAAGAGGAGGAGTGA
- a CDS encoding ABC transporter substrate-binding protein produces the protein MKAKAAIALLVVFLVAFSVVASGCIGGGKSSPTTISQATTSSPSGQTTSPTGTSTGTTTSSATSTQTQTPAEIKPGILEMGKVYVIVTDKSVVVVGPKGASPSVSIPSGKKVIKVEYEVDTANTPDVKTLMEQGQGFGAIDPAFFRDEHVDALIIAARRQTDPTIRTELFKAVYMLGNKFVPEIILGQNRQLRVYWNWVKGRYYHPTLAERYDLLSEDQNAPSVKIGIKDYKNDPETYTIATFGWPESFDPAMTYETFGWEIWHEIGDTLVTYWKENTEQVSPDLAVAWAHNKDGTEWYFLIRGGVKAYDPWNDKTYPIDATDVAFTFLRVERLGHSVSWMVDAFMDVNHSAALTEDEFDQYLKEHPLIAEFNGKSTEVKSLDELKQFFGYSGDTAGVFKLVLPAPYAPVLGILADPFLSVVPMEYLLGDKYQEALQASDNGHNPSAWWNYLSEGKSDPTHQLMHNKPVGTGPFYVADYQKDAYIVLEYNPHYWNATANPGHKRVIYVINSDAMARINLFKTGTADVVAIPPEKMDTVKGLELQGFKSIVQTDILQPILTFLVFNTQREPFNDPLVREALAYAVPYDQISKIVYQGLLERNYGPIPKPWPGYTEEGIIKYSYNLAKAQQLLQQAGVDPTKYKIELIYNEGNSAREKIMTLLQNVWSQLGFQVTVNSYNWPTYLDKTEHGEYDVYVVGWVPDYLDSDNWVGPFLYGATEFKSLEVTVS, from the coding sequence ATGAAGGCAAAGGCCGCAATAGCCCTGCTGGTTGTCTTTTTGGTTGCTTTTTCTGTTGTTGCCAGCGGCTGCATTGGAGGAGGCAAGAGCTCTCCGACCACCATTTCTCAGGCAACCACTTCGAGCCCGAGCGGACAGACCACATCCCCGACTGGAACTTCCACAGGAACCACCACGTCCAGCGCGACTTCCACACAAACCCAGACTCCAGCGGAGATTAAGCCTGGAATCCTCGAAATGGGGAAGGTCTACGTTATAGTCACTGACAAGAGCGTCGTGGTCGTTGGCCCGAAGGGCGCCAGCCCGAGCGTTAGCATCCCAAGCGGCAAGAAGGTCATAAAGGTCGAATATGAGGTGGACACCGCCAACACCCCGGACGTCAAGACCCTTATGGAGCAGGGTCAGGGATTCGGTGCGATTGATCCGGCCTTCTTCCGCGATGAGCACGTGGATGCTCTAATAATCGCAGCAAGGCGCCAGACCGACCCGACCATAAGAACCGAGCTCTTCAAGGCTGTTTACATGCTCGGAAACAAGTTTGTCCCCGAGATTATACTTGGCCAGAACAGACAGCTCCGTGTTTACTGGAACTGGGTTAAGGGACGCTACTACCACCCGACCCTTGCGGAGCGCTACGACCTCCTCAGCGAGGATCAGAACGCGCCGTCCGTAAAGATAGGTATAAAGGACTACAAGAACGACCCCGAGACCTACACCATCGCCACCTTCGGCTGGCCGGAGAGCTTTGACCCGGCCATGACCTACGAGACCTTCGGATGGGAAATCTGGCACGAGATAGGTGATACCCTCGTCACCTACTGGAAGGAGAACACGGAGCAGGTCAGCCCCGACCTTGCCGTTGCCTGGGCCCACAACAAGGACGGCACCGAGTGGTACTTCCTCATCCGCGGAGGCGTCAAGGCCTACGACCCGTGGAACGACAAGACCTATCCGATTGACGCCACGGACGTTGCATTCACATTCCTCCGTGTTGAAAGGCTCGGCCACAGCGTTAGCTGGATGGTTGACGCCTTCATGGACGTTAACCACTCGGCCGCCCTAACCGAGGATGAGTTCGACCAGTACCTCAAGGAGCACCCGCTCATAGCCGAGTTCAACGGCAAGAGCACCGAGGTGAAGAGCCTCGACGAGCTCAAGCAGTTCTTCGGCTACAGCGGTGATACCGCTGGAGTCTTCAAGCTCGTCCTCCCGGCCCCGTACGCCCCGGTTCTTGGAATACTCGCCGACCCGTTCCTCAGCGTTGTTCCTATGGAGTACCTCCTCGGCGACAAGTACCAGGAGGCCCTCCAGGCGAGCGACAACGGCCACAACCCGAGTGCCTGGTGGAACTACCTGAGCGAGGGTAAGAGCGACCCGACCCACCAGCTCATGCACAACAAGCCCGTTGGAACCGGACCGTTCTACGTTGCCGACTACCAGAAGGACGCCTACATAGTCCTCGAGTACAACCCGCACTACTGGAACGCCACCGCCAATCCGGGCCACAAGAGGGTTATCTATGTCATCAACAGTGACGCCATGGCCAGAATCAACCTGTTCAAGACCGGAACGGCGGATGTCGTTGCAATCCCACCCGAGAAGATGGACACGGTTAAGGGCCTTGAGCTCCAGGGCTTCAAGTCCATCGTTCAGACCGACATCCTCCAGCCGATACTGACCTTCCTCGTCTTCAACACCCAGAGGGAGCCCTTCAACGACCCGCTCGTCAGGGAGGCGCTCGCCTACGCTGTCCCGTACGACCAGATTTCCAAGATCGTGTACCAGGGACTGCTTGAGAGGAACTACGGCCCGATACCGAAGCCGTGGCCGGGCTACACCGAGGAGGGCATAATCAAGTACAGTTACAACCTCGCCAAGGCCCAGCAGCTCCTCCAGCAGGCTGGAGTTGACCCGACCAAGTACAAGATTGAACTCATCTACAACGAGGGCAACAGCGCCCGTGAGAAGATAATGACCCTCCTGCAGAACGTTTGGAGCCAGCTCGGCTTCCAGGTGACGGTAAACAGCTACAACTGGCCGACGTACCTCGACAAGACCGAGCACGGCGAGTACGACGTCTACGTCGTTGGCTGGGTTCCGGACTACCTCGACTCCGACAACTGGGTTGGTCCGTTCCTCTACGGTGCCACCGAGTTCAAGAGCCTTGAGGTAACCGTTAGCTGA
- the gcvH gene encoding glycine cleavage system protein GcvH, which yields MIEVGEYKVKEGLYYTKDHEWAQVLEDGTVLVGISDYAQKELGDLAYVELPEVGKEVSKGDVLCELESVKAVSEVYAPVSGEVVEVNEELEDSPELINEDPYENWIAKLKPSNLDEELKELMDAKAYAEYLESL from the coding sequence ATGATTGAGGTTGGTGAATACAAGGTCAAGGAAGGCCTTTACTACACAAAGGACCACGAGTGGGCGCAGGTTCTTGAGGACGGAACGGTTCTCGTTGGCATAAGCGACTACGCCCAGAAGGAGCTCGGCGACCTCGCCTACGTCGAGCTTCCCGAGGTCGGGAAAGAGGTCAGCAAGGGCGACGTTCTCTGCGAGCTGGAGAGCGTCAAGGCCGTTTCCGAGGTCTACGCCCCGGTCAGCGGCGAGGTGGTTGAGGTCAACGAGGAGCTTGAGGACTCCCCGGAGCTTATCAACGAGGATCCCTACGAGAACTGGATAGCCAAGCTCAAGCCGAGCAACCTCGACGAGGAGCTCAAGGAGCTCATGGACGCCAAGGCTTACGCCGAGTACCTTGAGAGCCTCTGA
- a CDS encoding DUF257 family protein, whose translation METSVLEKYLFGKAERGDTVLIEYRPTYPLEKLSWGFLIPALLERGNVVIGDFFGIGDLLFRNYIRRISGKEYSDVIELIKRIKVVKIGPGSASYGEVIEEVVPVYDSHSFLKNYHTVVNRMTHSPTKPEYFVTFGLSHYVHFGGDEAMKAIMTGISTIPMEDWVGIHFLNVEVLSKHHLAMLEEMASIVFHVSNEELIVKKGGEIFDSRGG comes from the coding sequence ATGGAGACCTCCGTCCTCGAAAAATACCTCTTCGGGAAGGCCGAGAGGGGCGATACCGTTCTCATCGAGTACCGGCCGACGTATCCACTTGAAAAGCTCTCATGGGGATTCCTCATACCCGCCCTCCTTGAGAGAGGGAACGTCGTCATAGGGGACTTCTTCGGAATCGGTGACCTGCTCTTCAGGAACTATATCCGCAGGATTTCCGGCAAGGAGTACTCAGATGTTATCGAGCTCATAAAGAGAATAAAGGTCGTGAAGATAGGCCCAGGCTCCGCCAGCTACGGGGAGGTCATAGAGGAGGTCGTTCCCGTTTACGACTCCCACAGCTTCCTCAAGAACTACCATACCGTTGTCAACAGGATGACCCACTCCCCAACGAAGCCCGAGTACTTCGTGACCTTCGGGCTCTCCCACTACGTCCACTTTGGCGGGGATGAGGCCATGAAGGCCATAATGACCGGAATAAGCACCATACCCATGGAGGACTGGGTTGGAATACACTTTCTCAACGTCGAGGTGCTGAGCAAACACCATCTCGCCATGCTTGAGGAGATGGCCTCGATAGTGTTCCACGTATCCAACGAGGAGCTTATCGTAAAGAAGGGCGGTGAGATTTTTGATTCGAGAGGGGGATAG
- a CDS encoding tRNA (adenine-N1)-methyltransferase has product MIREGDRVLLVDRRGKRYLVTVSNREFHTDLGIINLGELVEKDYGDSIASHKGEEFRILKPDVNDIIAKMRRGPQIVHPKDAGIIIAYAGISPGNTVIEAGVGSGALTIFLANIVGPQGRVISYELREDFAKIAQKNIEMAGFADRVTIKLKNIYDGIDEESADHIVLDLPQPENVLPHAVEVLKPGGYFVAYTPCTNQVHRFFQAFQEYREHFYKPRVVEVLVREHEVKKECMRPKTTMLAHTGYITFIRKL; this is encoded by the coding sequence TTGATTCGAGAGGGGGATAGGGTCCTTCTGGTGGATAGAAGGGGTAAAAGGTACCTCGTGACGGTCTCGAACAGGGAGTTCCACACGGATCTGGGTATAATCAACCTCGGTGAGCTGGTGGAGAAGGACTACGGGGACAGCATAGCCAGCCACAAGGGAGAGGAGTTCAGGATACTGAAACCGGACGTCAACGACATAATAGCGAAGATGCGCCGCGGTCCCCAGATCGTCCATCCGAAGGACGCTGGAATAATCATCGCCTACGCGGGCATTTCTCCGGGGAACACGGTGATAGAGGCAGGGGTTGGAAGCGGTGCCCTCACGATATTCCTGGCGAACATAGTCGGCCCCCAAGGCAGGGTCATCAGCTACGAGCTCAGGGAAGACTTTGCGAAGATAGCGCAGAAGAACATTGAAATGGCCGGCTTCGCAGACAGGGTCACGATAAAGCTCAAGAACATCTACGACGGCATAGACGAGGAAAGCGCCGACCACATAGTTCTCGACCTCCCCCAGCCCGAGAACGTTCTCCCCCATGCGGTTGAGGTTTTGAAACCCGGTGGCTACTTCGTCGCCTACACACCGTGCACCAACCAGGTGCACCGCTTCTTCCAGGCGTTCCAGGAGTACAGAGAACACTTCTACAAGCCCAGGGTCGTCGAGGTTCTTGTCAGGGAGCATGAGGTCAAGAAGGAATGCATGAGGCCGAAGACGACAATGCTGGCCCACACAGGCTACATAACGTTCATCAGGAAGCTCTGA
- a CDS encoding signal recognition particle protein Srp19 has translation MKRFVVWPSELDARLSRKYGRAIGKEFAVDGPKIQEIADAARALGMKVVEMDESKLNPRLAGLDEEYRLRGMLRLESKHPKGKSLKMLGQKIREIRKIQAKARGKKKHKSRKKKR, from the coding sequence ATGAAGCGGTTCGTGGTGTGGCCCAGCGAACTCGATGCCCGGCTGAGCAGGAAATACGGCAGGGCCATCGGGAAGGAATTCGCCGTCGACGGTCCGAAAATTCAGGAGATAGCGGACGCCGCAAGGGCCCTCGGCATGAAGGTAGTTGAGATGGATGAGTCAAAGCTCAACCCTCGTCTGGCGGGTCTGGACGAGGAGTACAGGCTCAGAGGGATGCTCCGTCTCGAAAGCAAGCACCCTAAAGGGAAAAGCCTCAAGATGCTTGGCCAGAAGATCAGGGAAATCAGGAAAATCCAGGCTAAAGCCAGGGGCAAGAAGAAGCACAAATCCAGGAAGAAAAAGAGGTGA
- a CDS encoding Na+/H+ antiporter subunit E: MSRVPFYLKERLESLREKVLHEEFEASKLPSWERVVLTWAVLMAFWIVISASLEMRDLALGAAVTLMIAAFMRDLLTEDIRRSGHILEKLLYFAFIYLPQYLVIMAFRLLESNLKVAKNVIFMDINPGIVKIKTDLHSDTGVTILANSITLTPGTLTLDVSKKLGETYLYVHWIDLETLNREKAGEKIKGDIEEWLKKVFW, translated from the coding sequence ATGAGCCGCGTTCCCTTCTACCTGAAGGAGAGGCTTGAGAGCCTAAGGGAGAAGGTTCTCCATGAGGAGTTCGAGGCCTCGAAGCTCCCATCGTGGGAGAGGGTTGTTCTGACGTGGGCGGTTCTGATGGCCTTCTGGATCGTCATATCCGCAAGCTTGGAAATGAGAGACCTCGCCCTTGGCGCGGCCGTTACGCTGATGATAGCAGCCTTCATGCGCGACCTCCTGACCGAGGACATAAGGAGAAGCGGCCACATCTTGGAGAAGCTCCTCTACTTCGCCTTCATCTACCTCCCGCAGTACCTCGTGATAATGGCCTTCCGCCTGCTGGAGAGCAACCTGAAGGTGGCGAAGAACGTGATTTTCATGGACATCAACCCCGGCATAGTCAAGATAAAGACCGACCTGCACTCGGACACCGGGGTAACCATACTCGCCAACTCCATAACCCTCACCCCGGGAACCCTGACCCTCGACGTCAGCAAAAAGCTCGGTGAGACGTACCTCTACGTCCACTGGATAGATTTGGAGACCCTCAACCGCGAGAAGGCCGGAGAAAAGATAAAGGGGGACATCGAGGAATGGCTCAAGAAGGTCTTCTGGTGA
- a CDS encoding Na(+)/H(+) antiporter subunit B: MKMSTVVRSTTKMVSPFLVTYAAYLMLYGHLSPGGGFQGGVILAVAVILLITSHGYQKVRKRFHFNWASLMESSAGAMLVILGLVGLAFGAFYSNFLPIEGGVILPFNVIVGLEVGAAFTFVFYILLRWVESD, encoded by the coding sequence GTGAAGATGAGCACCGTCGTGAGGAGCACCACCAAGATGGTGAGCCCCTTCCTCGTCACCTACGCGGCATACCTCATGCTCTACGGCCATCTGAGCCCCGGCGGCGGCTTCCAGGGAGGGGTAATCCTGGCCGTCGCGGTCATACTCCTCATAACCTCGCACGGCTACCAGAAGGTCAGGAAGAGGTTCCACTTCAACTGGGCCAGCCTTATGGAGAGCTCAGCCGGAGCCATGCTGGTGATTTTGGGGCTGGTAGGGCTCGCCTTCGGCGCCTTTTACTCAAACTTCCTCCCCATCGAGGGGGGCGTAATCCTCCCCTTCAACGTTATCGTCGGCCTTGAGGTCGGTGCGGCGTTCACCTTCGTCTTCTACATACTGCTGAGGTGGGTGGAAAGTGATTAG
- a CDS encoding hydrogenase subunit MbhD domain-containing protein: protein MLGTILDVVFMAMILLAVAVVEEKNLVSALVKYSLLSLLFVLALFELKAPDVALSAIVVGAIVIGVFLFTIEEVTG, encoded by the coding sequence ATGCTTGGGACAATCCTTGACGTGGTCTTCATGGCGATGATACTGCTCGCTGTGGCGGTGGTTGAGGAGAAGAACCTGGTTAGTGCGCTCGTTAAGTACTCCCTCCTCAGCCTGCTCTTCGTCCTGGCCCTCTTCGAGCTGAAGGCCCCAGATGTGGCCCTCTCGGCCATAGTCGTGGGGGCCATAGTGATAGGCGTCTTCCTGTTCACCATAGAGGAGGTGACCGGGTGA
- a CDS encoding AAA family ATPase: MVVVYFDTRPKRRREDLYDREEELAEFERSIRSGNPLTVITGIRRLGKTSLLVVGLNELAVPYVLVDFRGVNPNSRMDVYRRIESSVNTFLRENRDLWEELKKDLKNITGLRVLSFGVSFSWKDERTDLIALFRELEKYDVVLAFDEVQYLRGPVGSEFAGIIAHLYDYSDLRMVMTGSEVGLLHDYLGLDDPKAPLYGRYFHEISLHRFSPEQSREFLRIGFEQVGLTPSEELIDLAVERLDGIVGWLVLFGRKAMEKGLTKNLVDDVFEEAKALAMEEFENFLSKRPAARKRYVEIMRAVASGRRTWEEIKEHLEMKEGRSVADSVLARLLKALVDSSFLEKKREGRNVRYSIPDPILEECFKEK; the protein is encoded by the coding sequence GTGGTAGTTGTGTACTTTGACACCCGGCCGAAGAGACGGAGGGAGGATCTGTACGACAGGGAAGAGGAGCTTGCGGAGTTCGAGCGCTCAATCAGGTCCGGAAACCCCCTCACCGTCATAACAGGCATAAGGAGGCTTGGGAAAACGTCCCTTCTCGTGGTGGGACTGAACGAGCTTGCGGTCCCCTATGTTCTCGTGGATTTCCGGGGGGTAAACCCGAACTCCAGAATGGACGTTTATCGGAGGATAGAGAGCTCGGTCAATACCTTCCTTCGCGAAAACCGCGACCTCTGGGAGGAGCTCAAGAAAGACCTTAAGAACATAACGGGCCTCAGGGTTCTGAGCTTCGGGGTGAGCTTTTCCTGGAAGGACGAGAGAACCGACCTCATAGCGCTCTTCAGGGAACTGGAAAAATACGACGTTGTCCTGGCCTTCGATGAGGTTCAGTACCTCCGAGGACCGGTAGGGAGTGAATTCGCCGGCATCATAGCCCACCTCTACGATTACTCCGACCTCAGAATGGTCATGACCGGCTCCGAGGTGGGCCTGCTCCATGATTACCTGGGCCTCGACGACCCGAAGGCCCCCCTTTACGGCAGGTACTTCCATGAAATTTCCCTTCACAGGTTCTCACCGGAGCAGAGCAGGGAGTTCCTCAGAATAGGCTTTGAACAGGTCGGTTTAACTCCCTCCGAGGAGCTCATAGACCTGGCCGTGGAGAGGCTCGACGGGATAGTGGGGTGGCTCGTTCTCTTCGGCAGGAAGGCAATGGAAAAGGGGCTCACCAAGAACCTCGTAGATGATGTTTTCGAGGAGGCAAAGGCTCTCGCCATGGAGGAGTTCGAGAACTTCCTTTCGAAGAGACCCGCCGCTAGAAAGAGGTACGTTGAGATAATGAGGGCCGTTGCCAGCGGCAGGAGAACGTGGGAGGAGATAAAGGAACACCTTGAGATGAAGGAAGGAAGGAGCGTAGCCGACAGCGTGCTGGCGAGGCTCCTCAAGGCCCTTGTTGACTCCTCGTTCCTTGAGAAGAAGCGCGAGGGAAGAAACGTCCGCTATAGCATTCCCGACCCGATACTTGAGGAATGCTTCAAGGAAAAATGA
- a CDS encoding DUF7132 family protein, producing MKVLKEWDVKVKLVKTKRGAILHMIELEPGHFYLEQNPLKDSKYGVAYRRIKENFPEFYMFWEIKNNHYTGKLLAGAFLEKREIDEFVTLLAKSEDFKEFEEILEEIEEIEEE from the coding sequence ATGAAGGTTCTGAAGGAGTGGGACGTTAAGGTAAAGCTCGTGAAAACCAAGAGGGGAGCGATTCTCCACATGATAGAACTTGAGCCGGGCCATTTCTACCTCGAGCAGAACCCGCTGAAGGACTCGAAATACGGCGTTGCCTACAGGAGGATTAAGGAGAACTTCCCGGAGTTCTACATGTTCTGGGAGATAAAGAACAACCACTACACGGGGAAGCTCCTGGCAGGAGCCTTCCTTGAGAAGAGGGAGATAGACGAGTTCGTTACACTCCTTGCAAAGAGCGAGGACTTCAAGGAGTTCGAGGAAATTCTCGAAGAAATTGAGGAAATTGAAGAGGAGTGA
- a CDS encoding monovalent cation/H+ antiporter complex subunit F — MAQEGLLVSAFYVLVFTAMLITYRVVRGPTLPDRIVGLNTITTKVVIIIAVVSVIRREYYLVDLAIVLLMVNSVGGLILAKYMERRSHA; from the coding sequence ATGGCTCAAGAAGGTCTTCTGGTGAGCGCCTTCTACGTGCTCGTCTTCACGGCGATGCTGATAACATACCGCGTGGTTAGGGGGCCGACCCTGCCCGACAGGATAGTGGGCCTCAACACGATAACGACGAAGGTCGTAATCATAATAGCGGTCGTCTCGGTCATCAGGCGGGAGTACTACCTGGTGGACCTCGCGATAGTCCTGCTTATGGTGAACTCCGTTGGCGGGCTTATCCTGGCGAAGTACATGGAGAGGAGGAGCCATGCTTGA